One Takifugu rubripes chromosome 19, fTakRub1.2, whole genome shotgun sequence genomic window carries:
- the srpk1b gene encoding SRSF protein kinase 1b isoform X1 gives MERKVLAIQARKKRAKPRKPGKKPDPHGRGGGPQSGQADSPLPEQEEEILGSDDDEQEDPNDYCKGGYHHVKIGDFFNGRYHVIRKLGWGHFSTVWLAWDIQEKRFVAMKVVKSAEHYTETALDEIKLLKSVRNTDPSDPNKEKVVQLLDDFKISGVNGTHVCMVFEVLGYHLLKWIIKSNYQGLPQPCVKSIIRQVLQGLDYLHSKCKIIHTDIKPENILLTVNEPYIKKMAAEATQWQKAGAAPPSGSAVSTAPAPKPMAKMSKNKKKKMKKKQKKQAELLEKRIQEIEGGAAAEGGEEEEDEDATTTETTEDTVSLGTLSVSATLQDIPNQTDLTPDEQPQQMSELNEQSVSAPAEENRMEVNCNGYASTPESGPTPEGQPSEPPTEEDGQQKTNPTESNAESKDLLNNNASEHQSCNGSPGDTDPPQLSAASASPDSVTVELKEGEKEEMDDRGNGKKENKDGQNGAVSLLVNPLDPLNADKLQVKIADLGNACWVHKHFTDDIQTRQYRSLEVLMGAGYSTPADIWSTACMAFELATGDYLFEPHSGDDYSRDEDHIALIIELLGKVPRKLILAGKYSKEFFTKKGDLRHITKLKPWGLFDVLVEKYEWSKEEAHNFSSFLLPMLDLVPERRATAALCLSHPWLTS, from the exons atggaaagaaaag TGCTGGCAATACAAGCAAGGAAGAAGAGGGCAAAGCCAAGGAAACCTGGCAAAAA GCCAGACCCACATGGTCGGGGAGGTGGCCCTCAGTCAGGCCAGGCTGATTCTCCTCTTCCAGAGCAGGAAGAAGAGATCCTGGGCTCCGACGATGACGAGCAGGAAGACCCCAATGACTACTGCAAGG GTGGATATCACCATGTGAAGATTGGAGATTTTTTCAATGGGAGGTACCACGTGATCCGTAAGCTGGGCTGGGGCCACTTCTCCACTGTGTGGCTGGCCTGGGACATCCA AGAAAAGCGATTTGTGGCTATGAAGGTTGTAAAAAGTGCTGAACATTATACAGAGACCGCTCTGGATGAGATCAAGCTGCTGAAGTCT GTGAGAAACACGGATCCCAGTGACCCCAACAAAGAGAAGGTGGTGCAGCTTCTAGATGACTTCAAAATTTCTGGCGTTAATGGGACGC ATGTGTGTATGGTATTTGAAGTGCTGGGATATCATCTGCTGAAGTGGATCATCAAGTCTAACTATCAGGGACTGCCTCAACCCTGTGTGAAAAGCATCATACGGCAG gttctgcagggcTTAGACTACCTCCACTCCAAGTGCAAGATCATCCACACAGACATTAAACCAGAGAACATTCTGCTGACCGTCAATGAGCCGTACATCAAGAAAATGGCTGCTGAAGCGACGCAGTGGCAGAAGGCCGGCGCAGCTCCTCCCTCGGGTTCCGCAG TGAGCACAGCCCCAGCACCCAAACCA ATGGCCAAAAtgtccaaaaacaaaaagaaaaagatgaagaagaagcaaAAGAAGCAGGCAGAGCTGCTAGAGAAGAGGATCCAGGAGATcgagggaggagcagcagctgagggaggagaagaggaggaggatgaagacgcCACGACGACGGAGACCACTGAAGACACGGTGTCCTTGGGCACCCTCTCTGTGTCTGCCACGCTGCAAGACATTCCCAACCAAACAG ACCTGACTCCTGATGAGCAGCCCCAGCAAATGTCAGAGTTAAATGAACAGAGTGTCAGTGCGCCCGCGGAGGAGAACCGGATGGAGGTGAACTGTAACGGATATGCCTCCACCCCAGAGAGTGGCCCCACTCCCGAGGGCCAACCAAGCGAGCCACCAACGGAGGAGGACGGCCAGCAGAAGACAAACCCGACAGAAAGCAACGCAGAAAGCAAGGACCTCTTAAATAACAATGCCTCGGAGCATCAGAGCTGTAATGGTTCCCCGGGAGACACCGACCCGCCGCAGCTCTCTGCCGCTTCTGCCAGCCCCGACTCTGTCacagtggagctgaaggagggagagaaggaggagatggacgaTCGAGGGAATGGGAAAAAGGAGAACAAAGATGGCCAGAATG GAGCTGTCAGCCTGTTGGTAAACCCTCTAGATCCTCTTAATGCTGACAAGCTGCAGGTCAAGATAGCTGATTTGGGGAATGCCTGCTGGGTG cacaaacatttcACAGATGACATCCAGACTCGGCAGTATCGTTCACTGGAGGTGCTGATGGGAGCTGGTTACAGTACCCCTGCAGATATCTGGAGCACCGCCTGCATG gcCTTTGAGCTTGCTACTGGAGATTATCTGTTTGAACCTCACTCGGGAGATGATTACTCCAGAGATGAAG ATCACATAGCCCTGATCATCGAACTGCTGGGGAAAGTTCCCCGAAAGCTAATTCTGGCGGGTAAATACTCCAAGGAATTTTTCACCAAGAAAG GTGATTTGCGTCACATCACCAAACTGAAGCCGTGGGGTCTGTTCGACGTTTTGGTTGAAAAGTACGAGTGGTCAAAAGAAGAAGCTCACAACTTCAGCAGTTTTCTGCTGCCAATGCTGGACCTGGTCCCTGAGAGACGGGCCACAGCAgccctctgcctctctcacccctGGCTCACGTCCTAG
- the srpk1b gene encoding SRSF protein kinase 1b isoform X2, which yields MSIDVLAIQARKKRAKPRKPGKKPDPHGRGGGPQSGQADSPLPEQEEEILGSDDDEQEDPNDYCKGGYHHVKIGDFFNGRYHVIRKLGWGHFSTVWLAWDIQEKRFVAMKVVKSAEHYTETALDEIKLLKSVRNTDPSDPNKEKVVQLLDDFKISGVNGTHVCMVFEVLGYHLLKWIIKSNYQGLPQPCVKSIIRQVLQGLDYLHSKCKIIHTDIKPENILLTVNEPYIKKMAAEATQWQKAGAAPPSGSAVSTAPAPKPMAKMSKNKKKKMKKKQKKQAELLEKRIQEIEGGAAAEGGEEEEDEDATTTETTEDTVSLGTLSVSATLQDIPNQTDLTPDEQPQQMSELNEQSVSAPAEENRMEVNCNGYASTPESGPTPEGQPSEPPTEEDGQQKTNPTESNAESKDLLNNNASEHQSCNGSPGDTDPPQLSAASASPDSVTVELKEGEKEEMDDRGNGKKENKDGQNGAVSLLVNPLDPLNADKLQVKIADLGNACWVHKHFTDDIQTRQYRSLEVLMGAGYSTPADIWSTACMAFELATGDYLFEPHSGDDYSRDEDHIALIIELLGKVPRKLILAGKYSKEFFTKKGDLRHITKLKPWGLFDVLVEKYEWSKEEAHNFSSFLLPMLDLVPERRATAALCLSHPWLTS from the exons ATGAGTATTGACG TGCTGGCAATACAAGCAAGGAAGAAGAGGGCAAAGCCAAGGAAACCTGGCAAAAA GCCAGACCCACATGGTCGGGGAGGTGGCCCTCAGTCAGGCCAGGCTGATTCTCCTCTTCCAGAGCAGGAAGAAGAGATCCTGGGCTCCGACGATGACGAGCAGGAAGACCCCAATGACTACTGCAAGG GTGGATATCACCATGTGAAGATTGGAGATTTTTTCAATGGGAGGTACCACGTGATCCGTAAGCTGGGCTGGGGCCACTTCTCCACTGTGTGGCTGGCCTGGGACATCCA AGAAAAGCGATTTGTGGCTATGAAGGTTGTAAAAAGTGCTGAACATTATACAGAGACCGCTCTGGATGAGATCAAGCTGCTGAAGTCT GTGAGAAACACGGATCCCAGTGACCCCAACAAAGAGAAGGTGGTGCAGCTTCTAGATGACTTCAAAATTTCTGGCGTTAATGGGACGC ATGTGTGTATGGTATTTGAAGTGCTGGGATATCATCTGCTGAAGTGGATCATCAAGTCTAACTATCAGGGACTGCCTCAACCCTGTGTGAAAAGCATCATACGGCAG gttctgcagggcTTAGACTACCTCCACTCCAAGTGCAAGATCATCCACACAGACATTAAACCAGAGAACATTCTGCTGACCGTCAATGAGCCGTACATCAAGAAAATGGCTGCTGAAGCGACGCAGTGGCAGAAGGCCGGCGCAGCTCCTCCCTCGGGTTCCGCAG TGAGCACAGCCCCAGCACCCAAACCA ATGGCCAAAAtgtccaaaaacaaaaagaaaaagatgaagaagaagcaaAAGAAGCAGGCAGAGCTGCTAGAGAAGAGGATCCAGGAGATcgagggaggagcagcagctgagggaggagaagaggaggaggatgaagacgcCACGACGACGGAGACCACTGAAGACACGGTGTCCTTGGGCACCCTCTCTGTGTCTGCCACGCTGCAAGACATTCCCAACCAAACAG ACCTGACTCCTGATGAGCAGCCCCAGCAAATGTCAGAGTTAAATGAACAGAGTGTCAGTGCGCCCGCGGAGGAGAACCGGATGGAGGTGAACTGTAACGGATATGCCTCCACCCCAGAGAGTGGCCCCACTCCCGAGGGCCAACCAAGCGAGCCACCAACGGAGGAGGACGGCCAGCAGAAGACAAACCCGACAGAAAGCAACGCAGAAAGCAAGGACCTCTTAAATAACAATGCCTCGGAGCATCAGAGCTGTAATGGTTCCCCGGGAGACACCGACCCGCCGCAGCTCTCTGCCGCTTCTGCCAGCCCCGACTCTGTCacagtggagctgaaggagggagagaaggaggagatggacgaTCGAGGGAATGGGAAAAAGGAGAACAAAGATGGCCAGAATG GAGCTGTCAGCCTGTTGGTAAACCCTCTAGATCCTCTTAATGCTGACAAGCTGCAGGTCAAGATAGCTGATTTGGGGAATGCCTGCTGGGTG cacaaacatttcACAGATGACATCCAGACTCGGCAGTATCGTTCACTGGAGGTGCTGATGGGAGCTGGTTACAGTACCCCTGCAGATATCTGGAGCACCGCCTGCATG gcCTTTGAGCTTGCTACTGGAGATTATCTGTTTGAACCTCACTCGGGAGATGATTACTCCAGAGATGAAG ATCACATAGCCCTGATCATCGAACTGCTGGGGAAAGTTCCCCGAAAGCTAATTCTGGCGGGTAAATACTCCAAGGAATTTTTCACCAAGAAAG GTGATTTGCGTCACATCACCAAACTGAAGCCGTGGGGTCTGTTCGACGTTTTGGTTGAAAAGTACGAGTGGTCAAAAGAAGAAGCTCACAACTTCAGCAGTTTTCTGCTGCCAATGCTGGACCTGGTCCCTGAGAGACGGGCCACAGCAgccctctgcctctctcacccctGGCTCACGTCCTAG
- the srpk1b gene encoding SRSF protein kinase 1b isoform X3, producing the protein MGIRASCRPDPHGRGGGPQSGQADSPLPEQEEEILGSDDDEQEDPNDYCKGGYHHVKIGDFFNGRYHVIRKLGWGHFSTVWLAWDIQEKRFVAMKVVKSAEHYTETALDEIKLLKSVRNTDPSDPNKEKVVQLLDDFKISGVNGTHVCMVFEVLGYHLLKWIIKSNYQGLPQPCVKSIIRQVLQGLDYLHSKCKIIHTDIKPENILLTVNEPYIKKMAAEATQWQKAGAAPPSGSAVSTAPAPKPMAKMSKNKKKKMKKKQKKQAELLEKRIQEIEGGAAAEGGEEEEDEDATTTETTEDTVSLGTLSVSATLQDIPNQTDLTPDEQPQQMSELNEQSVSAPAEENRMEVNCNGYASTPESGPTPEGQPSEPPTEEDGQQKTNPTESNAESKDLLNNNASEHQSCNGSPGDTDPPQLSAASASPDSVTVELKEGEKEEMDDRGNGKKENKDGQNGAVSLLVNPLDPLNADKLQVKIADLGNACWVHKHFTDDIQTRQYRSLEVLMGAGYSTPADIWSTACMAFELATGDYLFEPHSGDDYSRDEDHIALIIELLGKVPRKLILAGKYSKEFFTKKGDLRHITKLKPWGLFDVLVEKYEWSKEEAHNFSSFLLPMLDLVPERRATAALCLSHPWLTS; encoded by the exons ATGGGCATCCGTGCATCTTGCAG GCCAGACCCACATGGTCGGGGAGGTGGCCCTCAGTCAGGCCAGGCTGATTCTCCTCTTCCAGAGCAGGAAGAAGAGATCCTGGGCTCCGACGATGACGAGCAGGAAGACCCCAATGACTACTGCAAGG GTGGATATCACCATGTGAAGATTGGAGATTTTTTCAATGGGAGGTACCACGTGATCCGTAAGCTGGGCTGGGGCCACTTCTCCACTGTGTGGCTGGCCTGGGACATCCA AGAAAAGCGATTTGTGGCTATGAAGGTTGTAAAAAGTGCTGAACATTATACAGAGACCGCTCTGGATGAGATCAAGCTGCTGAAGTCT GTGAGAAACACGGATCCCAGTGACCCCAACAAAGAGAAGGTGGTGCAGCTTCTAGATGACTTCAAAATTTCTGGCGTTAATGGGACGC ATGTGTGTATGGTATTTGAAGTGCTGGGATATCATCTGCTGAAGTGGATCATCAAGTCTAACTATCAGGGACTGCCTCAACCCTGTGTGAAAAGCATCATACGGCAG gttctgcagggcTTAGACTACCTCCACTCCAAGTGCAAGATCATCCACACAGACATTAAACCAGAGAACATTCTGCTGACCGTCAATGAGCCGTACATCAAGAAAATGGCTGCTGAAGCGACGCAGTGGCAGAAGGCCGGCGCAGCTCCTCCCTCGGGTTCCGCAG TGAGCACAGCCCCAGCACCCAAACCA ATGGCCAAAAtgtccaaaaacaaaaagaaaaagatgaagaagaagcaaAAGAAGCAGGCAGAGCTGCTAGAGAAGAGGATCCAGGAGATcgagggaggagcagcagctgagggaggagaagaggaggaggatgaagacgcCACGACGACGGAGACCACTGAAGACACGGTGTCCTTGGGCACCCTCTCTGTGTCTGCCACGCTGCAAGACATTCCCAACCAAACAG ACCTGACTCCTGATGAGCAGCCCCAGCAAATGTCAGAGTTAAATGAACAGAGTGTCAGTGCGCCCGCGGAGGAGAACCGGATGGAGGTGAACTGTAACGGATATGCCTCCACCCCAGAGAGTGGCCCCACTCCCGAGGGCCAACCAAGCGAGCCACCAACGGAGGAGGACGGCCAGCAGAAGACAAACCCGACAGAAAGCAACGCAGAAAGCAAGGACCTCTTAAATAACAATGCCTCGGAGCATCAGAGCTGTAATGGTTCCCCGGGAGACACCGACCCGCCGCAGCTCTCTGCCGCTTCTGCCAGCCCCGACTCTGTCacagtggagctgaaggagggagagaaggaggagatggacgaTCGAGGGAATGGGAAAAAGGAGAACAAAGATGGCCAGAATG GAGCTGTCAGCCTGTTGGTAAACCCTCTAGATCCTCTTAATGCTGACAAGCTGCAGGTCAAGATAGCTGATTTGGGGAATGCCTGCTGGGTG cacaaacatttcACAGATGACATCCAGACTCGGCAGTATCGTTCACTGGAGGTGCTGATGGGAGCTGGTTACAGTACCCCTGCAGATATCTGGAGCACCGCCTGCATG gcCTTTGAGCTTGCTACTGGAGATTATCTGTTTGAACCTCACTCGGGAGATGATTACTCCAGAGATGAAG ATCACATAGCCCTGATCATCGAACTGCTGGGGAAAGTTCCCCGAAAGCTAATTCTGGCGGGTAAATACTCCAAGGAATTTTTCACCAAGAAAG GTGATTTGCGTCACATCACCAAACTGAAGCCGTGGGGTCTGTTCGACGTTTTGGTTGAAAAGTACGAGTGGTCAAAAGAAGAAGCTCACAACTTCAGCAGTTTTCTGCTGCCAATGCTGGACCTGGTCCCTGAGAGACGGGCCACAGCAgccctctgcctctctcacccctGGCTCACGTCCTAG
- the lhfpl5a gene encoding LHFPL tetraspan subfamily member 5 protein isoform X3, with protein sequence MIPAKEAAKIYHTNYVRNARAVGVLWTVFTITFAVITVVVFIQPYWIGDSVSTPQAGYFGLFHYCIGNALTSELTCKGSALDFGSIPSGAFKTAMFFVGISMLLVVGSIVCFSLFFFCNAGSVYKICAWMQLASSTCMVIGCMIYPDGWDSDEVKRMCGQRTDKYTLGNCTVRWAYILAIISIMDSLVLSLVAFSLGSRQDKLLPEDFQVEEKDNA encoded by the exons ATGATTCCGGCGAAGGAGGCTGCCAAAATTTACCACACCAACTACGTGCGTAACGCGCGCGCCGTGGGCGTCCTGTGGACGGTCTTCACCATCACCTTCGCGGTCATTACCGTGGTGGTCTTCATCCAGCCGTACTGGATCGGAGACAGCGTCAGCACCCCGCAGGCCGGCTACTTCGGCCTCTTCCACTACTGCATTGGGAACGCGCTCACCTCGGAGCTCACCTGCAAAGGGAGCGCGCTGGACTTCGGCTCCATTCCCTCCGGCGCGTTCAAGACGGCCATGTTCTTCGTGGGGATCTccatgctgctggtggtgggaaGCATCGTCTGCTTtagcctcttcttcttctgcaacGCGGGCAGCGTGTACAAGATCTGCGCCTGGATGCAGCTGGCCTCCA GCACGTGCATGGTGATCGGCTGTATGATCTACCCCGACGGCTGGGACTCGGATGAGGTGAAGCGCATGTGCGGCCAGCGCACGGACAAATACACCCTGGGTAACTGCACGGTGCGCTGGGCTTACATCTTagccatcatcagcatcatggACTCCCTCGTCCTCTCCTTGGTGGCCTTCAGTCTGGGCAGCCGGCAGGACAAACTGCTGCCTGAGGATTTCCAAGTGGAGGAGAAAG ATAACGCCTAG
- the lhfpl5a gene encoding LHFPL tetraspan subfamily member 5 protein isoform X1 — MIPAKEAAKIYHTNYVRNARAVGVLWTVFTITFAVITVVVFIQPYWIGDSVSTPQAGYFGLFHYCIGNALTSELTCKGSALDFGSIPSGAFKTAMFFVGISMLLVVGSIVCFSLFFFCNAGSVYKICAWMQLASSPSSRTHGPPPGTCMVIGCMIYPDGWDSDEVKRMCGQRTDKYTLGNCTVRWAYILAIISIMDSLVLSLVAFSLGSRQDKLLPEDFQVEEKDNA; from the exons ATGATTCCGGCGAAGGAGGCTGCCAAAATTTACCACACCAACTACGTGCGTAACGCGCGCGCCGTGGGCGTCCTGTGGACGGTCTTCACCATCACCTTCGCGGTCATTACCGTGGTGGTCTTCATCCAGCCGTACTGGATCGGAGACAGCGTCAGCACCCCGCAGGCCGGCTACTTCGGCCTCTTCCACTACTGCATTGGGAACGCGCTCACCTCGGAGCTCACCTGCAAAGGGAGCGCGCTGGACTTCGGCTCCATTCCCTCCGGCGCGTTCAAGACGGCCATGTTCTTCGTGGGGATCTccatgctgctggtggtgggaaGCATCGTCTGCTTtagcctcttcttcttctgcaacGCGGGCAGCGTGTACAAGATCTGCGCCTGGATGCAGCTGGCCTCCA GTCCCTCATCCCGCACACACGGCCCTCCTCCAGGCACGTGCATGGTGATCGGCTGTATGATCTACCCCGACGGCTGGGACTCGGATGAGGTGAAGCGCATGTGCGGCCAGCGCACGGACAAATACACCCTGGGTAACTGCACGGTGCGCTGGGCTTACATCTTagccatcatcagcatcatggACTCCCTCGTCCTCTCCTTGGTGGCCTTCAGTCTGGGCAGCCGGCAGGACAAACTGCTGCCTGAGGATTTCCAAGTGGAGGAGAAAG ATAACGCCTAG
- the lhfpl5a gene encoding LHFPL tetraspan subfamily member 5 protein isoform X2 — MIPAKEAAKIYHTNYVRNARAVGVLWTVFTITFAVITVVVFIQPYWIGDSVSTPQAGYFGLFHYCIGNALTSELTCKGSALDFGSIPSGAFKTAMFFVGISMLLVVGSIVCFSLFFFCNAGSVYKICAWMQLASSEHQRTCMVIGCMIYPDGWDSDEVKRMCGQRTDKYTLGNCTVRWAYILAIISIMDSLVLSLVAFSLGSRQDKLLPEDFQVEEKDNA; from the exons ATGATTCCGGCGAAGGAGGCTGCCAAAATTTACCACACCAACTACGTGCGTAACGCGCGCGCCGTGGGCGTCCTGTGGACGGTCTTCACCATCACCTTCGCGGTCATTACCGTGGTGGTCTTCATCCAGCCGTACTGGATCGGAGACAGCGTCAGCACCCCGCAGGCCGGCTACTTCGGCCTCTTCCACTACTGCATTGGGAACGCGCTCACCTCGGAGCTCACCTGCAAAGGGAGCGCGCTGGACTTCGGCTCCATTCCCTCCGGCGCGTTCAAGACGGCCATGTTCTTCGTGGGGATCTccatgctgctggtggtgggaaGCATCGTCTGCTTtagcctcttcttcttctgcaacGCGGGCAGCGTGTACAAGATCTGCGCCTGGATGCAGCTGGCCTCCAGTGAGCACCAGC GCACGTGCATGGTGATCGGCTGTATGATCTACCCCGACGGCTGGGACTCGGATGAGGTGAAGCGCATGTGCGGCCAGCGCACGGACAAATACACCCTGGGTAACTGCACGGTGCGCTGGGCTTACATCTTagccatcatcagcatcatggACTCCCTCGTCCTCTCCTTGGTGGCCTTCAGTCTGGGCAGCCGGCAGGACAAACTGCTGCCTGAGGATTTCCAAGTGGAGGAGAAAG ATAACGCCTAG